The Dasypus novemcinctus isolate mDasNov1 chromosome 12, mDasNov1.1.hap2, whole genome shotgun sequence genome includes a window with the following:
- the LOC101422945 gene encoding olfactory receptor 6C2-like, translating into MLSITGNLTIITLTFVDSHLKVPMYFFLQNFSFLEVSFTSACIPRFLYNIAMGDKVITYKSCVIQGFLIDLFGVSEFFLFAAMSYDRYVAICKPLHYVTIMSKSVCNYLIICCWTAGLCIIIPPFNVFLKVEFCASNIIDHFICDAIPLVKIACSDTRLLEEAGLISAVLTLIMTLPWVVLSYAYIIRTIFRFPSVQQRKKAFSTCSSHMIVVSITYGTCIFIYVNPAAKDKVTTNKVVSLLISSISPTLNPFIYTLRNNQVKKAFRDLIKRIEFLSTKKQK; encoded by the coding sequence ATGCTGAGTATAACTGGGAACCTGACCATCATCACACTCACCTTTGTAGATTCCCATCTTAAAGTACCCATGTACTTTTTCTTACAAAATTTTTCCTTCCTGGAAGTCTCCTTCACATCTGCTTGTATTCCTAGATTTTTATACAACATAGCTATGGGTGACAAGGTCATTACCTATAAATCTTGTGTCATCCAAGGGTTTCTTATTGATCTCTTTGGAGTGTCagaattttttctctttgctgccatgtcctatgaccgctatgtggccatctgcaaaCCCCTACACTACGTGACCATCATGAGCAAAAGTGTCTGCAATTATCTCATCATCTGCTGTTGGACAGCTGGtttgtgtataataatcccaccatttaatgtgtttttaaaagtgGAATTTTGTGCCTCTAACATCATTGACCATTTTATCTGTGATGCAATTCCCCTAGTAAAAATCGCATGCTCAGACACACGGCTCCTGGAAGAGGCTGGTTTAATCTCTGCTGTGCTGACCCTGATTATGACTCTGCCTTGGGTAGTTCTGTCATATGCTTACATCATCAGGACAATTTTTAGATTCCCCTCAGTCCAGCAAAGGAAGAAGGCCTTTTCGACCTGTTCTTCCCACATGATTGTGGTTTCCATCACCTATGGCACGTGCATTTTCATCTATGTAAATCCTGCAGCAAAGGACAAAGTGACCACTAATAAGGTGGTTTCACTGCTCATTTCTTCTATTTCACCTACACTGAACCCCTTTATTTATACACTGAGGAACAATCAAGTCAAGAAAGCCTTCAGGGACTTGATCAAAAGGATAGAATTTCTCTCtactaaaaaacagaaatag